A genomic segment from Polyangium mundeleinium encodes:
- a CDS encoding EB domain-containing protein: MTNGMGMAALAVALVGAGCGARTELSESKRSEDVCASVGQACRTSAACCGGGSCNAGVCEAPLCKGGEAPVVLASEAERLSGVLADGDHVYFTHYGAGGAVLRVPKAGGAIETVVPASSWTESLVADADSLYYLDSDQVKRASKDGSGASLLAADQVGSMSIAVDASFVYWIDPVDQAVRRVSKAGGTPQTLVKDEDLTPDMVPRMIADDTTLYWSATGAWLIPGFHATPKEGGELLLLDGAPSTHFVADSMFLFWIDQEHYVGDATPARLVRSRKDGSEAKTLTDWTSDYPSDLAAGMAQDENYLYWANGQARIMNRIPKTGGEPVEIFSSPDPIHQFAVDTSCLYYVAVRVSHETGETTSSLLRAPRFLPGE; the protein is encoded by the coding sequence ATGACGAACGGGATGGGAATGGCGGCGCTCGCCGTGGCGTTGGTCGGTGCCGGCTGCGGGGCGCGGACGGAGCTGTCGGAGAGCAAGCGGAGCGAGGATGTTTGCGCGTCCGTGGGGCAGGCGTGCCGCACGTCGGCGGCGTGTTGCGGCGGCGGGTCATGCAATGCGGGCGTCTGCGAGGCCCCGCTTTGCAAGGGCGGCGAGGCGCCGGTGGTCCTCGCCAGCGAGGCCGAGCGGCTCTCGGGCGTGCTCGCCGACGGCGATCACGTGTATTTCACCCATTATGGCGCCGGGGGCGCGGTGCTGCGCGTGCCGAAGGCCGGCGGGGCGATCGAGACGGTGGTTCCGGCGTCGAGCTGGACCGAGTCCCTCGTCGCGGACGCTGATTCGCTTTATTACCTCGACAGCGACCAGGTCAAACGCGCCTCGAAGGACGGGAGCGGCGCGAGCCTGCTCGCGGCCGACCAGGTGGGATCGATGTCGATCGCGGTGGACGCGTCGTTCGTGTACTGGATCGATCCGGTCGATCAAGCCGTGCGGCGGGTCTCGAAGGCCGGCGGCACGCCTCAAACCCTGGTCAAGGACGAGGATCTCACGCCGGACATGGTGCCGCGTATGATCGCGGACGATACCACGCTCTACTGGTCGGCCACCGGGGCCTGGTTGATCCCGGGCTTTCACGCGACGCCGAAGGAGGGCGGCGAGCTCCTCCTCCTCGATGGTGCGCCCAGCACGCATTTCGTCGCCGATTCAATGTTTCTCTTCTGGATTGATCAGGAACATTACGTGGGGGACGCGACCCCCGCTCGCCTGGTGCGCTCCCGGAAGGACGGGAGCGAGGCGAAGACCCTCACGGACTGGACCTCCGACTACCCCAGTGATCTCGCGGCCGGAATGGCGCAGGACGAGAATTACCTGTACTGGGCCAACGGGCAGGCGCGAATCATGAACCGCATCCCCAAGACCGGGGGCGAGCCGGTGGAAATCTTCTCCTCGCCGGACCCCATCCACCAGTTCGCGGTCGATACGTCCTGTCTGTATTACGTGGCCGTGCGGGTTTCGCACGAGACCGGCGAGACGACGAGCAGCTTGCTGCGTGCGCCGCGGTTTCTGCCGGGGGAGTGA
- a CDS encoding SUMF1/EgtB/PvdO family nonheme iron enzyme: MKSLARMILLGSMFLTACDDAKPETEPAPAASSASASAPDPTAASASASASASASAPVALPEQPDDFALVEPATPTCPPEMVRVKKSYCVDRYEASLVDTETGQDLSPYYVPSRKQALSIQKLWEQERLAVGPAEAREMALPPLPPWQSQRNFEPKAVSKKSRIPQGYLTGPLAALACKNAGKRLCSLSEWQTACRGEDDRNFPYGDTYEQSKCNIFREAHPAGLLHGNPSIGHSDPRLNTVKAGDKPLLRRTGETRACTSRWEGDGIADMVGNIDEWIDDPEGTFVGGFYARSKKDGCASMVRAHPFDYFDYSTGVRCCKDL; encoded by the coding sequence ATGAAGTCTCTGGCCCGAATGATCCTGCTCGGATCCATGTTCCTGACGGCGTGCGACGACGCCAAGCCGGAAACCGAGCCCGCGCCCGCCGCCTCCTCCGCGTCCGCGTCCGCCCCCGATCCCACCGCCGCCTCCGCGTCCGCGTCCGCGTCCGCCTCCGCCTCCGCGCCCGTGGCGCTTCCCGAGCAGCCCGACGATTTTGCGCTCGTCGAGCCGGCGACGCCCACGTGTCCGCCGGAAATGGTGCGCGTGAAAAAGAGTTATTGCGTCGATCGCTACGAGGCGAGCCTCGTCGACACGGAGACGGGGCAGGACCTCTCGCCTTATTACGTGCCATCCCGCAAGCAGGCGCTCTCGATCCAGAAACTATGGGAGCAGGAGCGCCTCGCCGTGGGGCCCGCCGAGGCGAGGGAGATGGCGCTGCCGCCGCTGCCGCCCTGGCAATCGCAGCGCAACTTCGAGCCGAAGGCGGTCTCGAAGAAAAGCCGGATTCCCCAGGGCTACCTCACGGGGCCGCTCGCCGCTCTCGCTTGCAAGAATGCGGGCAAGCGGCTTTGCTCGCTCTCGGAGTGGCAGACGGCTTGCCGGGGCGAGGACGACCGCAACTTTCCTTATGGCGACACGTACGAGCAGAGCAAGTGCAACATCTTTCGCGAGGCGCATCCCGCGGGGCTGCTCCACGGCAATCCGAGCATCGGTCACAGCGATCCGCGGCTCAACACGGTGAAGGCAGGGGACAAGCCGCTCCTCCGCCGCACGGGCGAGACGCGGGCCTGCACGAGCCGGTGGGAGGGCGACGGCATCGCCGACATGGTCGGCAACATCGACGAGTGGATCGACGACCCGGAGGGGACCTTCGTCGGTGGGTTTTACGCGCGATCGAAGAAGGACGGTTGCGCCTCCATGGTGCGAGCGCACCCGTTCGATTATTTCGACTATTCGACCGGGGTTCGATGTTGCAAGGATCTTTAG
- a CDS encoding HvfC/BufC family peptide modification chaperone, whose protein sequence is MRNDLASVQAFLASVIPGRTPVPDDPALAETAARFVTGNTRLTPAAQVDIYRRQFWYRHREILNDDFPALARLLGEPKMDAFCRDFLDAHPPAHAPFRKMIEHVPSFAATWPGFETDARRTFAADMARYEIAMLDVRAGADAPPLDPQKLAGLPEDAWERARIVLHPAVRRLVFSYPVHRIRKAWLVAGEPAIVPENPSPAHIALYRNRELVTHFEELEPEAFTLLGLLAEGVPLVPALGRLAEPLPEEQQHHVASSVGRWFQQWTALGIVVDVDLPSSS, encoded by the coding sequence ATGCGAAATGATCTCGCCTCCGTGCAAGCGTTCCTCGCGAGCGTGATCCCCGGCCGCACGCCTGTCCCCGACGATCCGGCCCTCGCCGAGACCGCCGCGCGCTTCGTCACAGGCAACACGCGCCTCACGCCGGCCGCGCAGGTCGACATCTACCGCCGCCAGTTCTGGTACCGGCACCGCGAGATCCTGAACGACGATTTTCCGGCCCTCGCGCGCCTGCTCGGCGAGCCGAAGATGGACGCCTTCTGCCGCGACTTCCTCGACGCCCATCCCCCCGCGCACGCCCCGTTCCGCAAGATGATCGAGCACGTGCCGAGCTTCGCCGCGACCTGGCCCGGCTTCGAGACGGACGCACGACGCACGTTCGCCGCGGACATGGCGCGTTATGAGATCGCGATGCTCGACGTGCGCGCCGGGGCCGACGCGCCGCCGCTCGATCCGCAGAAGCTCGCAGGCTTGCCCGAGGACGCCTGGGAGCGCGCGCGGATCGTGCTGCACCCCGCGGTCCGAAGGCTCGTGTTCTCGTACCCCGTGCACCGCATCCGCAAGGCGTGGCTCGTCGCGGGCGAGCCGGCGATCGTCCCGGAAAACCCGTCGCCCGCGCACATCGCGCTCTACCGCAACCGCGAGCTCGTCACGCACTTCGAGGAGCTCGAGCCCGAGGCCTTCACGTTGCTCGGCCTCCTCGCCGAGGGCGTGCCGCTCGTGCCCGCGCTGGGCCGCCTCGCCGAGCCCTTGCCCGAGGAGCAGCAGCATCACGTCGCGTCGAGCGTCGGGCGCTGGTTCCAGCAGTGGACG
- the bufB gene encoding MNIO family bufferin maturase, producing MTAPDRMRLGLPDLGIGVGLRLPHYEEIFETRPKVDWLEIISENFLVPGGVPLANLDRALANYPVIQHGVSLSIGGTTPLDFDFLKSLRALLRRTKSPWLSDHLCWTGIATVNTHDLLPLPYTADVVRHVAARARIVQDTLEVPLALENVSSYLTYTSSEMTEWDFFRAVVEEANCGVLLDVNNIYVSSQNHGFDPNAYVDAIPAERVVQIHLAGHTNYGDYIIDTHSGPVIDPVWDLYRRAIHRIGPVSR from the coding sequence ATGACCGCACCCGACCGCATGCGCCTCGGCCTCCCCGACCTCGGGATCGGCGTGGGCCTGCGCCTGCCGCACTACGAGGAGATCTTCGAGACCCGCCCCAAGGTCGATTGGCTCGAGATCATCAGCGAGAACTTCCTCGTGCCCGGCGGCGTGCCTCTCGCGAACCTCGACCGCGCCCTCGCGAACTACCCCGTGATCCAGCACGGCGTCTCGCTCTCGATCGGCGGCACGACCCCGCTCGACTTCGACTTCCTGAAGAGCCTGCGCGCCCTGCTCCGCCGGACGAAGTCCCCCTGGCTGAGCGACCACCTCTGCTGGACCGGCATCGCGACCGTGAACACCCACGATCTTCTGCCCCTGCCCTACACCGCGGACGTCGTCCGCCACGTGGCCGCCCGCGCCCGCATCGTGCAGGACACGCTGGAAGTGCCGCTCGCGCTGGAGAACGTGTCGAGCTACCTGACGTACACGTCGAGCGAGATGACGGAGTGGGATTTTTTCAGGGCCGTCGTCGAGGAGGCGAACTGCGGCGTCCTGCTCGACGTCAACAACATCTACGTCTCGTCGCAGAACCACGGGTTCGACCCGAACGCGTACGTCGACGCCATCCCGGCCGAGCGCGTCGTGCAGATCCACCTCGCCGGCCACACGAACTACGGCGACTACATCATCGACACGCACTCGGGACCGGTGATCGATCCGGTGTGGGACCTCTACCGACGCGCGATCCACCGCATCGGGCCCGTCTCACGCTGA
- a CDS encoding DUF1501 domain-containing protein — protein MKTSRRNLLLAALGASQLALLGRFAVRSASAAPPPSGPTKLLCIWLDGGCNWEHFFTPLTGAGIDKFIQPPDGGVHPFGYSKEQVRNFDGTAADLGSTNPTRKLRGPVSWNDANPADTTGSNPLSGGTQNYRPWGYSWVDPKYKLYERTCVLVGADQGTASHGSGIIASMCGVAGSSFRAPSVQAVIANHMAAYFPDRPVPNATLGGVLPAALDLPALATPYTLTSLALVESTISDRRNSAWDGLRTRTDVEGMAFDGTPIGETLPLTITDRAVLEAIRDRNGISTKGTDTLYRQLHDTYAGLSKTVARDVLSVLDQTKGFEFLKADPLYGGGPFQTACIGSADICGNVLAGGSFDFALRLLKSNLVTSVTLRATSIANTGFDVHYSGGARAQTSHLRIALEAIGQVLNEMQLTPASSGQGSLLDETLVYIYSDFGRTFARSPQDGTDHHPATCGILVGGSVKGNQMLGGYDETAQGSPLGAPVNLIEESGTKATRPPTSQDIAATVIRAFGLQPGKDFFIPGGYGEFEGALLV, from the coding sequence ATGAAAACGAGCCGCAGAAATCTCCTCCTCGCCGCCCTCGGGGCCTCCCAGCTCGCGCTCCTCGGCCGTTTCGCCGTGCGGAGCGCGTCCGCCGCGCCGCCCCCGAGCGGGCCGACGAAGCTCCTTTGCATCTGGCTCGACGGCGGGTGCAACTGGGAGCATTTTTTCACGCCGCTCACGGGCGCCGGCATCGACAAGTTCATCCAGCCGCCCGACGGCGGCGTGCACCCGTTCGGTTATTCGAAGGAGCAGGTGCGGAACTTCGACGGGACGGCCGCGGACCTCGGATCCACGAACCCGACCCGCAAGCTCCGCGGGCCCGTGTCCTGGAACGACGCGAACCCCGCCGACACGACGGGCTCGAATCCGCTCTCCGGCGGCACGCAGAACTATCGCCCATGGGGCTATTCGTGGGTCGACCCGAAGTACAAGCTATATGAGCGCACCTGTGTGCTCGTCGGCGCCGATCAGGGCACGGCGTCGCACGGGAGCGGCATCATCGCGAGCATGTGCGGCGTCGCGGGCTCGTCGTTCCGCGCGCCCAGCGTGCAGGCCGTGATCGCGAACCACATGGCGGCATATTTCCCGGACCGGCCCGTCCCGAACGCGACGCTCGGCGGCGTCCTCCCAGCGGCGCTGGACCTCCCCGCGCTCGCCACGCCATATACACTCACGAGCCTCGCGCTCGTCGAGTCCACGATCTCGGACCGCCGAAACAGCGCATGGGACGGCCTCCGCACCCGGACGGACGTCGAGGGAATGGCCTTCGACGGCACGCCCATCGGCGAGACGCTGCCGCTCACGATCACGGATCGCGCGGTGCTCGAAGCAATCCGCGATCGAAACGGCATTTCGACGAAGGGGACGGACACGCTCTATCGGCAGCTCCACGACACGTACGCGGGCCTCAGCAAGACCGTGGCGCGCGACGTGCTCTCCGTGCTCGATCAAACGAAGGGGTTCGAGTTCCTGAAGGCCGACCCGCTTTATGGAGGCGGGCCATTCCAGACCGCATGCATCGGATCAGCCGACATCTGCGGGAATGTGCTCGCAGGAGGCTCGTTCGACTTCGCGTTGCGCCTGCTCAAGTCGAACCTCGTGACCAGCGTGACGCTGCGCGCGACGAGCATCGCGAACACCGGGTTCGACGTGCATTATTCGGGCGGCGCGCGCGCGCAGACGAGCCACCTCCGCATCGCGCTCGAGGCCATCGGCCAGGTGCTGAACGAGATGCAACTCACGCCCGCGTCCTCGGGGCAAGGCTCGCTGCTCGACGAGACGCTGGTCTACATCTACAGCGATTTCGGGCGCACATTCGCGCGGTCCCCGCAGGACGGGACAGACCATCACCCAGCCACATGCGGCATCCTGGTCGGCGGGAGCGTGAAGGGAAACCAGATGCTCGGAGGCTACGACGAAACAGCACAAGGCTCGCCACTCGGCGCGCCCGTCAACCTCATCGAGGAGTCAGGCACAAAGGCGACACGGCCGCCCACCTCGCAAGACATCGCCGCCACGGTGATCCGCGCCTTCGGCCTGCAGCCAGGCAAGGATTTCTTCATTCCCGGCGGCTACGGCGAATTCGAGGGCGCGCTGCTCGTTTGA